One Curtobacterium sp. MCLR17_032 genomic window carries:
- a CDS encoding beta-ketoacyl-ACP synthase III yields MTDTSNTGDASNTADASSTSDTSGATATGGADAATGLQSGTRPVLSQRRGHEFTRILAFGAARGENAVPNEDLIGPIDSSDEWIRQRTGIVTRMRAGRDVEAVDLAETAAREAIAKAGLTPDQIGVVLVATVTHSVATPSLASLLAERLGATPAAAYDISAACAGYAYGIAQADSFVKSGIADHVLVIGAEKLSDVVDPTDRSISFLLGDGAGAAVVGPSDTAGIGPSIWGSDGSKWDAIGMTATYNEWEAGAPRPTMRQAGQTVFRWAVWEMVKVARQALEAAGVRADQLAAFVPHQANIRIIDEFAKQLGIPDTVAIARDITTTGNTSAASIPLATHRLLSEHPELSGGLALQIGFGAGLVFGAQVVVLP; encoded by the coding sequence ATGACCGACACGAGCAACACCGGCGACGCCAGCAACACCGCCGACGCCAGCAGCACCAGCGACACCAGCGGTGCGACCGCCACCGGCGGGGCCGACGCAGCCACGGGCCTCCAGTCCGGCACCCGACCGGTCCTGTCCCAGCGACGCGGCCACGAGTTCACCCGCATCCTGGCCTTCGGCGCCGCGCGCGGCGAGAACGCGGTCCCGAACGAGGACCTGATCGGCCCGATCGACTCGTCCGACGAGTGGATCCGCCAGCGCACCGGCATCGTGACCCGCATGCGTGCCGGCCGCGACGTCGAGGCGGTGGACCTCGCCGAGACTGCTGCCCGCGAAGCGATCGCGAAGGCCGGCCTGACCCCCGACCAGATCGGTGTCGTGCTCGTCGCGACCGTGACGCACTCGGTCGCCACGCCGTCGTTGGCCTCGCTGCTCGCCGAGCGCCTCGGCGCCACCCCGGCGGCCGCGTACGACATCAGCGCCGCGTGTGCGGGCTACGCGTACGGCATCGCCCAGGCCGACTCGTTCGTCAAGTCCGGCATCGCCGACCACGTGCTGGTCATCGGTGCCGAGAAGCTCAGCGACGTCGTCGACCCGACCGACCGCTCGATCTCGTTCCTCCTCGGCGACGGCGCCGGCGCAGCGGTGGTCGGCCCGAGCGACACGGCCGGAATCGGTCCGAGCATCTGGGGCTCCGACGGCTCGAAGTGGGACGCGATCGGCATGACCGCGACCTACAACGAGTGGGAGGCCGGCGCACCCCGCCCGACCATGCGCCAGGCCGGTCAGACGGTCTTCCGCTGGGCCGTGTGGGAGATGGTGAAGGTCGCTCGTCAGGCACTCGAGGCGGCCGGCGTCCGCGCCGACCAGCTCGCCGCGTTCGTGCCGCACCAGGCGAACATCCGGATCATCGACGAGTTCGCGAAGCAGCTCGGCATCCCGGACACGGTGGCCATCGCCCGCGACATCACCACCACCGGCAACACCTCCGCCGCGAGCATCCCGCTCGCCACTCACCGCCTGCTCTCCGAGCACCCGGAACTGTCGGG